In Hyalangium ruber, the DNA window ACCCTACTGGCGAAGGGGTTGCTGTAGATGAAGTTCCCCGACGCCTCTGAGATGGAGACCCCCTCGGAGATGTTGTCGAGGATGGCCCGGATGAGCGCATGGTGCCGAGCGTGGAAGAGCTCCTCGCCCAGCTTGTCCGAGGGCGACGCGGGAGGCGGTGCGTCATTCATGGGGCCGAGGCTCCAACCCTCGGGGCACTGAGCTATTGGCACTCGCCGCGATCTTTGGATCTGTCCTGTCCTGGAAGGAGCGTCTCCTAGTTCCCAGGGGCCTTGCGAGGTACGGAATCCAACAAATGGGCCAGCCTCTGCATATCGATGGGCTTCTCGATGCACGAGGCTTGGGTCCGGTCCAGGAAGGACCGCGCCTCCTCTGAGAAGGCGCCTCCGCTCATGAAGGTGATGCGCTGGGCCTGCTCCGGGTCCAGCTGTCCCAGGGCCTCGTGGAACTGGGGGCCGCTCATCTCGGGCATCAACATGTCACAGAGGATGGCGTCGAAGCGGCGCCCGGAGGTGATGAGCCGCAGCGCCTCCTGCGCGCGGGCGAGCGCGGTGACCTCGCACTGCTCTCCCAGCAGGCGCTTGATGGCGCGGGCCACGGGCACCTCGTCGTCGATAATGAGGACGTTCAGGCCCCGCGCGAGCTGCTCCACGCTCTCGCCGGGCGCGGCGCTCACCGCCGCCTCGGCCGTGCGCAGGCGGACCCAGAACACGCTGCCCCGCCCCTCGTGGTTCTCCACGCCGACGCTGCCCCCCATCTCCACGATGAGGCGCCGGCAGATGGACAGGCCGAGCCCGGTCCCCACCCCCACCGGCTTGGTGGTGAAGAACGGCTCGAAGATGCGCTCATGCAGCTCGACGGGGACGCCGGGCCCGGTGTCGTGGATCTCCACCCGGACGCTCTCGGCCGACTCACGCCGCGTCACCACGCGGATCTCGTTCTCGTGAACGCGGCCGTCGGGGATGGCCTGGGCCGCGTTGATGATGAGGTTGAGGAAGACCTGCCCCAACCGGGCCTCGCTGCCATGGACGGGAGGAATGTCTCCATAGTCCTTGGAGAGCCGGGCGCGGTGGAAGACGTGGTTCCACGCCATGCGCAGCGACGAGTCGAGCACCCGGTGCAGGTCCGTCGGGCCGAGCCGGTGTTCGTCCGAGCGGGAGAAGAGCTTGATGTCGCGGATGATGTCCCGGATGCGCACGGCGCAGTCGCGCGAGTCGCGCAGGGCCTGCACGCCTTCGTCGGGGATCGTCTCGCCCCGAATCGAGCTCAGGGCGAACTCCAGGTCCATCATCAGCGAGGCGAGCGGGTTGTTGATCTCATGGGCCACGCTGGCCGCCAGCAGGCCCAGGGAGGCGAGCCGGTCCGACAGCAGCAGCTGCTCCTGGATGCCGCGGCGCTCGGCGCGCAGGGCCGCCTCGCGCAGCTCCCGGGCCACGGCGGGGATCAGCCGCCCCAGCCGGTCCTTGAGCAGGAAGTCGTGGACCCCGCTCTTCATCGCGGCGACGGCCACCTCTTCGTCGATCTTCCCCGACACGATGAAGAAGGGCACATCCAGCCCTCGCTGCTGCACCTGGGCAAAGGCCTCCAGACCATTGAAGAGCGGCAGCAGATAGTCGGCGATGACGAGATCCCACGTCGTCCCTCCGCTGAGCGCACTCGCGAGCTCTTCGGGGGTCTCCACGCGCGTAGGGTTCACGCTGAAGCCACGCTGGAGCTCATCCAACAACAGCGCGGCATCCTCCTCGTCGTCCTCGATGAGGAGCAGGCGCAGTGGCGCAACTTTCATGGTGGCTTCCCTCGGCGCGGCCTCCAGACGTACGCTCCCGGCCCTGCGCGTACTACTGGCCCTGCGGACAATAGCGTACCGGGAATTCAACGAGCAGTGACTGCCAGCTGCACTGGCAGGCGGAGTCTGGCCCTGCACCCGGGCCCCTCGGTCCGGTTCTCCAGCCGGAGCGTGCCCCCGTGCGCCTCGGCGATCTGCCGGCTGAGCGCCAGGCCGATCCCGCTGCCCTGAGGCTTGGTGGTGAAGAAGGGCACGAAGAGGTTGCCCGTGTCCGCCAGCCCGGGGCCCTCGTCCTCCACCCACAGCTCCACATCGTCCGGCCCGGGCATCGTCCAGGACACCCAGACGCGGCCCTGCCGCTCCTTCGCCGCGTCCACCGCGTTACGCACCAGGTTGATCAGCAATTGCTCGAGCTGATCCCCATCCCCGCTCAGCGTCAGCGCCGGACCGGGGCGGACCTCCACCGCCTGCCGCGTCTCCAGCGCCACCACGCGCCGCACCCAGGGCTCCACCTCCACCGGCCCTGGCTTCGGCGGCGGCAGGCGCGCCAGCTTCGCGTACGCCGACATGAAGCGCGCCAGCGACTCACTGCGCCGCTCGATGATGCCCAGCCCGCCGCGCGCGTCCTCTTCCCAGTCCGAGGGCCGAGGCGCCTGCGTCAACGCGTCGCGCAGCGCGCCGGCGATGGATTGGATGGGCGTCAGCGAGTTGTTGATCTCGTGGCTCAGCACCCGGACCAGTCGCCGCCACGCCTCGCGCTCCTCCTCGCGCAGCGCCAGCCGCAGGTCCGCCAGCACCACCAGCTGGTGCGGCAGGCCCCCCTGCCGGAACGTGCTCCGCCGCAGCTCGTACGGTCCGCCCTCCACCGCGAACGTGCGAGTGAGCCGCCGAGGCACCGGGCCCTCCAGCAGATCCGCCAGCCCCAACACCCTCGCACCCTTGTTCACCAGGTGCGCACGCGGCAGCCCCAGCAGCCTCTCGCCGGCGTGGTTCACCAGCCTCAGCGCGCCCTCCGCGTCGAAGGCCAACACCGCCACGTCGATCTTCTCCATCACGTGGGTGAGCAGCGCGCCCGCCTCCAGCGCTCCCAGCCGCTGCTCGCGCAGCGTGTCGCCCAGCGCGTTGGCCTCCAGCAGCACCTCACCCAGCGGATCGTCCGCGCGCGCCCCGCGCCCGCGCACCGAGTAGTCCCCTTCTCGCAGCGCGGCGAGCAGGTTGGCCACCGTTTGCAGCGGCCGGGCCACGCGCTCGCGCACCGCCAGCGCCGCGCCCAGGTGTACCGCCACCACCAGCACGGAGAAGGTCCAGCGCACCTTGGCGCTCGTGTCCTGCCCCCACAGCAGCCCCAGCGTGACGACCGAGCCCGGCAACCCCGCCAGCAGCGCCAGCAGGAAGATCTTCAGGTCATGCGCGAGGGGCTGGCGGCGGCTCACCGCGCGCCCTTGATGCCGTAGTGCTGCATGCGGCGGTACAGCGCGCTGCGCGACAGGCCCAGCGCCTTCGCCGCGTCGCTCACGTTGCCCTCGTGCCGGGTGAGGGCGCGCTCGATGAGGTAGCGCTCCACCTCCTCCAGCGTCATCTCCTCCAGCCGCGAGGCGCCCTCCCGGCTCGCGCGCCGCAAGAGCAGGTCCTCCGCCGTCACCTCGTCCCCGCTGGCCATGAGCAGGGCGCGCTCCACGCTGTGCTCCAGCTCGCGCACGTTGCCCGGCCAGGGGTAGGCCATCAGCGCCTCCAGGGCTCCCGGCGACAGGCGCATGTTCGGACGCCCGTAGCGTCGACCCTGCTCGCCCAGGAAGTGCGCGGCCAGCAGCGGGATGTCCTCGCGCCGGTCCCTCAGCGGCGGCAGTTGCACCTCCACCGTGTTGAGGCGGTAGAGCAGATCCTCCCGGAAGCGGCCCTCGGCCACGGCCCGGGACAGGTCCGCGTTCGTCGCGGAGATGACGCGCACCGACACCCGGCGCACCTTGGAGGAGCCCACCGGGTGCAGCTCGCCCGTCTGCAGCACGCGCAGCAGCTTGGCCTGCTGGCCGAGCGGCATGTTGCCGATCTCGTCCAGGAAGAGCGTGCCGCCGTCGGCCAGCTCGAAGCAGCCGATGCGGTCCGTCTTCGCGTCCGTGAAGGCGCCCTTCACATGGCCGAACAGCTCGCTCTCGAAGACGCCCTCGGACAGCCCGCCCGAGTTGACGGCGACGAAGGGGCTGTCCGGGCGGCCCGAGGCGGCATGAAGGGCGCGCGCCACCACCTCCTTGCCCGTGCCGTGCTCTCCGGTGATGAGGACGTTGGCCCCCGAGGGCGCCACGCGCTCCACCAGCCGGCGCACCGTCTGCATCGCCCGGGACTCGGAGAGGAACGAGGGCCGCTCCCCGCCCTTGCGCAGGTGGGTGTTCTCCTCCTCCAGCCGCCGGGAGCGCCGCAGCGCCCGCCGCAGCTCGAGCTGGGTGCGCAGCAGGGCCAGCAGCCGCGTGTTGTCCCACGGCTTCTGCACGTAGTCCCGGGCGCCGCCGCGCATGGCCTCCACCGCGCCCTCCACGCTGCCCCACGCCGTCATCACCACCACCGGCAGCGTCGCGTCGAGCTGGCGCACGCGTGCGAGCAGGTCCAGCCCCTCTCGCCCGGAGGTGGTGTCGCGCGCGTAGTTGAGGTCCATCAGCAGCACGTCCACGTCCTCGGCCTCCAGGGTGGCCAGGACCCCCGCCGGGGACTGGGCCGTCACCACCGTGTACCCATCGCGCTTGAGCAGCAGGCGCAACGCCTCCAGCACGTCGGCCTGATCGTCGGCGACGAGGATGCGGGCGCGGGGGGCACTGTCAGCGACTGCGGGGGCGATTTCGGACACGACGACACCCAGGAGAAAGAGACTCTGCCAGAAGAGCCCCGAGGCAGGGAAAGGCGATTGGGGGCGCTGTGTGCCCGGCCCGTCTGGAGGCCAGACGGGGGCTCACCCTCGCCTCAGCACATCGGCGGGATCCGCGCTGGCGGCCCGGTGCGCCGGCAGCCAGCTGGCCGCGAGCGCGACGGCCGTGAGCAGGGCCGGCACCCCCACGAAGACCGAGGCATCCAGCCCTCCCACGCCATGGAGGAAGCCCTCCAGCAGGTGGCGCGCGGCGACCGCCCCCACCAACCCCACCCCGACGCCCAGCCCCACCCGGCGCAGCGACTGGCCCACCACCAGGCGCAGCACGTCCTCGCGCCGGGCGCCCAGCGCCATCCGGATCCCCATCTCGCGCGAGCGCTGCGCCACCGCGTAGGACATCACGCCGTAGATGCCCACCGCGGCCAGCACCAGCGCCAGCAGGCCGAACGTGCCCAGCAGCACGGTGCGGAAGCGGGGCTGCCCCAGGCCCGCTTCCAGCATCGCCTCCAGCGTGTCGGCCTGGGCGAGCGGAACCCCCGCGTCCAGCGCGCGCAGCTCCGAGCGCACCACGGAGGCCAGCTTCGAGGCCTCGAGCCCTCGCGCGGCGCGCACCACCAGGAAGCCCCCGGGATGGGGATCCTGCGCTTGCGGCACGTACACCGTGGGCTCGAGCCCTTGCTCGAAGCCCGAGTACGCCACGTCCCCCACCACACCGACGATGGTACGCCACTCGGGCTGGCCGCCCACCGCGCGGAAGGTCACCCGACGCCCCACCGCCTCCTGCCCGGGTAAGAACTGCCGGACGAAGGCCTCGCTCACCACCAGCACCGGCTCCGTGCTCGCCTTGTCCGCCTCCGCCAGCGTGCGGCCCTCCCGCAGCGGCACGCGCAGCGTCTCCAGGAAGCCGGGAGTGGTAATGACATAGAGGGTCGAAGGCGGCGCGTTGCTCTCCGGGGCACCCTCCCAGGTGAAGCTGGTCCTGCGCTGATCTCCGCCCGGCGGCAGGCTCAAGCTCAACCCCGAGGAGGCCACCTCGGGACGCATGGCGAGCCGCTCCCGCAGCGCGGTGTAGAAGCCCACGATGCGCGCGGGCTCCTGATAGCGATCCGGCGAGAGCACCAGCCTCGCCACGAAGACGCCCTCGGAGTCCACTCCTGGCTCCACCTGGTGCAGGCGCCAGAAGCTCTTGAGCATCAGCCCCGCGCCGATGACCAGCACCAGCGCGAGCGCCACCTCGGCCACCACGAGGCCTCCGTGGGTGCGGCCCCGCGAGACCTCGGTGGCGTTGTGGCCCAGCATCGCCTGGGGCGTGAGCCGGCTGCGCTGGAGCGCCGGAATCAGCCCCACCCCGACTCCAGTCACCAGCGCCACGGCCACGGCGAACAGCAGCACCCGCCCATCCACCGTCACCTCATGTCCCCGAGGGAGCGCGCTGGCCCCCAGGGCGAGCAGCAGATCCGTGCCCCACATGGCCAGCAGCACGCCCCCGCCCGCTCCCAGCAGGCACAGGATGATGCTCTCGGTGAGCAACTGGCGCACGAGCTGCCCCCGGCTGGCCCCCAGCGCCACGCGGATGCCGAACTCGCGCGCCCGTCCCGCGGCGCGCGCCAGCTGCAGGTGCGCCACGTTCACCGCGGCGATCATCAGCACCAGGGCCACGGCCCCCAACAACACCAACAGCAGCAGGCGCACGTTGCCCACCAACTGATCCCGGTAGCCCACCGCGCTCAGCCGAAGCTGGGACTGCGTGTCCGGGAACTCCTGAGCGAGCCGCGCGGCGATGGTCGCCAGCTCGGCACGGGCCGACGCCAGGGTGGCGCCGGGCGCGAGCCGACCGTTCACGATGAAGCCATGAAACGAGCGCAGGGTCCGCGCTGGCGAGCTCGCGGCACCGGGCAGGCTGGCGTGGTTCACCCAGAGCAGCGTCCTCGCGTCAGGGACCTGGAAGGCGGAGGGCATCACCCCCACCACGGTGTAGGGCTGGCCTCCGAGCGTCAGCGTGCGCCCCACCAGCTCCCTCCGTCCTCCGAGCCGCTGCCACAGGGACTGGCTGAGCACCACCTGGGGCGCCTCGCGCTCTTCCGGCGTGAGCGTGCGTCCAAGCAGCGAGGCAATCCCGAACGTCTCGAAGAAGGCCCCCTCCACCACCGCACCCCGTACCTGCTCCGCGTCCCCTTCCCCCGTGAGGTTGAAGAGCTGGTTGCCGTAGGCGGTAAGCGAGGAGAACTGTGTGCTCTGCTCGGCGATCGCATCGAACTGGAAGAAGCTGAAGCGCTGAGCCTGCGGCCGCACCGTGTCCGCGCCCAGCACGAGCAGCCGGTCCGCCTCCGGAAAGGGCAGCGGCCGCAGCAGCACCGCGTACACCACGCTGAAGAGCGCCGTGGTGGCGCCGATGCCCAGCGACAACGCCAGCACCGCCGCCAGCGTGAAGCCCGGCGCCTGGCGCATCAGCCGCAGGGCGTAGCGAATGTCCCGCAGGAGGTTGGACATAAGGCCGCTCTACTCCGCGCGCAGGGTGATGGCCGGGTCCACCCTCGCGGCGCGACGTGCCGGTAGCCAGCTTGCCACCAGCGCCACGCCCGTC includes these proteins:
- a CDS encoding response regulator, yielding MKVAPLRLLLIEDDEEDAALLLDELQRGFSVNPTRVETPEELASALSGGTTWDLVIADYLLPLFNGLEAFAQVQQRGLDVPFFIVSGKIDEEVAVAAMKSGVHDFLLKDRLGRLIPAVARELREAALRAERRGIQEQLLLSDRLASLGLLAASVAHEINNPLASLMMDLEFALSSIRGETIPDEGVQALRDSRDCAVRIRDIIRDIKLFSRSDEHRLGPTDLHRVLDSSLRMAWNHVFHRARLSKDYGDIPPVHGSEARLGQVFLNLIINAAQAIPDGRVHENEIRVVTRRESAESVRVEIHDTGPGVPVELHERIFEPFFTTKPVGVGTGLGLSICRRLIVEMGGSVGVENHEGRGSVFWVRLRTAEAAVSAAPGESVEQLARGLNVLIIDDEVPVARAIKRLLGEQCEVTALARAQEALRLITSGRRFDAILCDMLMPEMSGPQFHEALGQLDPEQAQRITFMSGGAFSEEARSFLDRTQASCIEKPIDMQRLAHLLDSVPRKAPGN
- a CDS encoding sensor histidine kinase is translated as MSRRQPLAHDLKIFLLALLAGLPGSVVTLGLLWGQDTSAKVRWTFSVLVVAVHLGAALAVRERVARPLQTVANLLAALREGDYSVRGRGARADDPLGEVLLEANALGDTLREQRLGALEAGALLTHVMEKIDVAVLAFDAEGALRLVNHAGERLLGLPRAHLVNKGARVLGLADLLEGPVPRRLTRTFAVEGGPYELRRSTFRQGGLPHQLVVLADLRLALREEEREAWRRLVRVLSHEINNSLTPIQSIAGALRDALTQAPRPSDWEEDARGGLGIIERRSESLARFMSAYAKLARLPPPKPGPVEVEPWVRRVVALETRQAVEVRPGPALTLSGDGDQLEQLLINLVRNAVDAAKERQGRVWVSWTMPGPDDVELWVEDEGPGLADTGNLFVPFFTTKPQGSGIGLALSRQIAEAHGGTLRLENRTEGPGCRARLRLPVQLAVTAR
- a CDS encoding ABC transporter permease; translation: MSNLLRDIRYALRLMRQAPGFTLAAVLALSLGIGATTALFSVVYAVLLRPLPFPEADRLLVLGADTVRPQAQRFSFFQFDAIAEQSTQFSSLTAYGNQLFNLTGEGDAEQVRGAVVEGAFFETFGIASLLGRTLTPEEREAPQVVLSQSLWQRLGGRRELVGRTLTLGGQPYTVVGVMPSAFQVPDARTLLWVNHASLPGAASSPARTLRSFHGFIVNGRLAPGATLASARAELATIAARLAQEFPDTQSQLRLSAVGYRDQLVGNVRLLLLVLLGAVALVLMIAAVNVAHLQLARAAGRAREFGIRVALGASRGQLVRQLLTESIILCLLGAGGGVLLAMWGTDLLLALGASALPRGHEVTVDGRVLLFAVAVALVTGVGVGLIPALQRSRLTPQAMLGHNATEVSRGRTHGGLVVAEVALALVLVIGAGLMLKSFWRLHQVEPGVDSEGVFVARLVLSPDRYQEPARIVGFYTALRERLAMRPEVASSGLSLSLPPGGDQRRTSFTWEGAPESNAPPSTLYVITTPGFLETLRVPLREGRTLAEADKASTEPVLVVSEAFVRQFLPGQEAVGRRVTFRAVGGQPEWRTIVGVVGDVAYSGFEQGLEPTVYVPQAQDPHPGGFLVVRAARGLEASKLASVVRSELRALDAGVPLAQADTLEAMLEAGLGQPRFRTVLLGTFGLLALVLAAVGIYGVMSYAVAQRSREMGIRMALGARREDVLRLVVGQSLRRVGLGVGVGLVGAVAARHLLEGFLHGVGGLDASVFVGVPALLTAVALAASWLPAHRAASADPADVLRRG
- a CDS encoding sigma-54-dependent transcriptional regulator; its protein translation is MSEIAPAVADSAPRARILVADDQADVLEALRLLLKRDGYTVVTAQSPAGVLATLEAEDVDVLLMDLNYARDTTSGREGLDLLARVRQLDATLPVVVMTAWGSVEGAVEAMRGGARDYVQKPWDNTRLLALLRTQLELRRALRRSRRLEEENTHLRKGGERPSFLSESRAMQTVRRLVERVAPSGANVLITGEHGTGKEVVARALHAASGRPDSPFVAVNSGGLSEGVFESELFGHVKGAFTDAKTDRIGCFELADGGTLFLDEIGNMPLGQQAKLLRVLQTGELHPVGSSKVRRVSVRVISATNADLSRAVAEGRFREDLLYRLNTVEVQLPPLRDRREDIPLLAAHFLGEQGRRYGRPNMRLSPGALEALMAYPWPGNVRELEHSVERALLMASGDEVTAEDLLLRRASREGASRLEEMTLEEVERYLIERALTRHEGNVSDAAKALGLSRSALYRRMQHYGIKGAR